Sequence from the Actinocatenispora sera genome:
GGCGGCGCTGGACGCGGTCGTGATCGTCTGGTCGACCGCGCTGGACGCTCGGCGTTCGCTCGCCGTCGCGAGGGCGTTCGGCGCCACGCCGGCCCAGGTCACCGCGGCGCTGGTGCTCGCCCCGCTGCCGGCGGCCGCCGCCGGTGCCGCCGTCGGTATGCCGACCGGGCTCGGCCTGTACTGGCTGGTGTCCAGCGCCGGTGCCCGGATGGACGCGACGCCTCCGACCTGGTGGCTGCTGGCCGGCGGCGCCGCGATCGTGCTGGGCGTCGCGGCTCTCGGTACGATCCCGGCCCGCCTGGACGCCCGCCGCCCGGTGACGCCGATCCTCGACGCCGAAACTCGCTGACGAACCGCCGCAGCACGCCGACCCGGCGCTTCGAACGGACTAGCCTCGTGGCGGGCGGACCTCGGCTGCGATCACCGGATGGAGTTCATGGTGTCCGATACCACCTGCCACATGTCGATCTCCCTGGACGGCTTCGTCGCCGGGCCCGACCAGAGCCGCGCGGACCCGCTCGGCAAGCGCGGGCCGGAGTTGCACGGCTGGCACCTCGGCGACCCGCGGGCCAACGAGGCGGACCGGACCGCGAACGGATGGCTGATGCGTCCGAGAGGGGCGTACGTCATGGGTCGCAACATGTTCGGCCCGGTCCGCGGAGACTGGGACGAGGACTGGTCCGGCTGGTGGGGCCCCGAGCCGCCAACCACGCGCCGGTCTTCGTGCTGACCCATCACCCGCACGAGCCGATCCCGATGGACGGGGGAACCACGTTCCGCTTCGTCACCGACGGCTTCGACGCCGCGTACTCCGCGGCGCTCGAGGCCGCCGGCGACCGGGGCGTGGACATCGCCGGCGGCGCCTCGACGGTCCGGCAGGCACTCGCCGCCGGGGTGATCGACGAGCTCACCCTCGACATCGCGCCGGTGCTGCTCGGCTCGGGTGAGCGGCTGTTCACCGGGGTCGACTTCGACTTCGAACCCGTCGAGGCGCTGCACTCCCCGCTGACCACCCACATCCGCTACCGCCGCACGAGCTGACCCCGGGCCGTCCTCGTACCGCGCAGCAGGGCGGTCGTTCCGTGGTAGGCCCGTGCGCGGCGCAGCGCGGTCGGCCAGTGCCCGCGCACCCCTGCATGCCACCGAAGCAGTCGCTCCGTGCGCGGCGCGGTTGGCATACTCGGCGGTGAGAGGGCCAGCCGCCCTTCGTACGACGCGGAGGGGCGCCGTGGCAGACAAGGAAGCCGGGTCGGGCTGGGCGTTGCGGCCTGCCGTCGACGCCGATCTCGACGTGCTGGTGGAGCTGCGGGCGACGGTGATGCGCGCGGACCTGATCCGGCTCGGGCGGTACGACGAGCACCGGGTGCGGCAGCGGCTACGCGACGGCTTCGACCCGCGGTACACCTCGGCGATCGTCGCGGCCGGCGAGGTGATCGGCTGCCTCACGGTTCGCCCGGCCGACGACGGGTGGTGGCTGGAGCACTTCTATCTTGCTGCGCACCGGCAGGGCGGCGGCATCGGCTCCGCGGTACTGCGCGGGGTGCTCGCCCGCGCCGACGCCCAACGGCTGCCGGTGCGGCTGGTCGTGTTGCAGGGCAGTGCCGCGCGCCGGCTCTACGAGCGGCACGGGTTCGTGTTCGAGCGCGAGGACCCGGTGGACGTGTACCTGATGCGCCCGGTCGCCGCGGCGACACCGGCCTGACCCCGGAGCGGTCTCGCCGCGGCGCCGCACACCCCGGACCCGCCCGCGCAACGGCACCGTTGGGGCGCCGCACATCTCCGGTGGCGCAGGCGATACCGGACCGCACGGGCCGTAGGGTCGGTCGGCATGAGTACGCATGATTACCTGGCCGAGCTGTTCTCGCTGGACGGACTGGTGGCGGTGGTGACCGGCGGCAGTTCCGGGATCGGCCGCGGCATCACCGACGCGCTGGCCCGGGCCGGCGCCAGCGTGGCGGTGGTCGCCCGAACCCGCTCCGCGCTGGACGCCACCGTGCGCGAACTGACCGCGGCCGGCTGCCGGGCCGCCGCTGTCGACGCCGACCTCGCCACCCGGGACGGGGTACGGGCGGCCGCCGAGCGGGCGGTCGCGGCGTTCGGCGAGCCGGACATCCTGGTCAACTGCGCCGGGATCAACCTGCGGCCGCCGATGGGCGAGCTGACCGAGCAGGACTGGGACACCACGATGGCGGTCAACCTGACCGCGCCGTACCTGCTCGGGCAGCGGTTCGGGCCGCGGATGGCCGAGCGCGGCTTCGGCCGGATCATCCACATCACCTCGCAGCAGGCGCATCGCGCGTTCGTCGACAGCGGCGCGTACGGGGTGTCCAAGGGCGGCCTGGAGTCGCTGGCCCGGTCCCAGGCGGAGGCGTGGTCGCGGCACGGCGTCACCTGCAACACGCTGGTACCGGGGTTCGTGCTGACGCCGCTGAACGCGCGGCTCTCGGCCGACCCGGAGCGGGTGGCCGCGCTCGCCGAACGCACCATGGTCGGCCGCAACGGCCGGGCGGACGACTTCGCGGGCGCCGCGGTGTTCCTCGCCAGCCGCGCCGCCGGCTACGTCACCGGACAGTCGATCTTCGTCGACGGCGGGTTCTCGGTGCACTGACCCGGTTGCGCCCCAGCGCGTTCGGCGGCTGGGCAGGGCGCGTGATCGGCGCGTGAGTGACGTGTGATCCGGCCGGTCGACCATGTGAGCCATCCCGGCACAACCCATCTTGTTGGAAGGGAGGCCTGCGGATGAGTTGGCGGAACAGGATCACCGCGGTCGCGGCCGCGAGTGTTCTCGCAACCGGACTCGTCGGAGCCGTCGGTGCGGCCCCGGCGGCCGCCGAGGCGCCACCGAGTTGTTCCAGCACCGTCCAGATCGGCTCGACCGCGCACCTGACCGTCGGAGGTCAGACGTTCGCGTCGATCAAGCAGTTCAAGGGATGCGGGAAGAACTGGGGATACGTCTACGTCTGGGCCGGTTACCGTAGCTCGCACGGCTCCTGGAGCGACTGCGCCGCGGTCTCGGTCACCAACTCCTCCGGCACCGGCGAGCACGATCTGACCGGGCTGAGGTGCACCACGAACAAGGTCGAGACGTGGTCGAGCGGAACCGACACGCTGTCCCAGTGCACCGAGGCATCCGGCATGTACGGCGACGACCCGCTGGGGCCCGTCGTCGGCTGGGTGTCCACCAGCGTGC
This genomic interval carries:
- a CDS encoding dihydrofolate reductase family protein — protein: MGPRAANHAPVFVLTHHPHEPIPMDGGTTFRFVTDGFDAAYSAALEAAGDRGVDIAGGASTVRQALAAGVIDELTLDIAPVLLGSGERLFTGVDFDFEPVEALHSPLTTHIRYRRTS
- a CDS encoding dihydrofolate reductase family protein, coding for MSISLDGFVAGPDQSRADPLGKRGPELHGWHLGDPRANEADRTANGWLMRPRGAYVMGRNMFGPVRGDWDEDWSGWWGPEPPTTRRSSC
- a CDS encoding SDR family NAD(P)-dependent oxidoreductase, coding for MSTHDYLAELFSLDGLVAVVTGGSSGIGRGITDALARAGASVAVVARTRSALDATVRELTAAGCRAAAVDADLATRDGVRAAAERAVAAFGEPDILVNCAGINLRPPMGELTEQDWDTTMAVNLTAPYLLGQRFGPRMAERGFGRIIHITSQQAHRAFVDSGAYGVSKGGLESLARSQAEAWSRHGVTCNTLVPGFVLTPLNARLSADPERVAALAERTMVGRNGRADDFAGAAVFLASRAAGYVTGQSIFVDGGFSVH
- a CDS encoding GNAT family N-acetyltransferase yields the protein MADKEAGSGWALRPAVDADLDVLVELRATVMRADLIRLGRYDEHRVRQRLRDGFDPRYTSAIVAAGEVIGCLTVRPADDGWWLEHFYLAAHRQGGGIGSAVLRGVLARADAQRLPVRLVVLQGSAARRLYERHGFVFEREDPVDVYLMRPVAAATPA